A section of the Tamandua tetradactyla isolate mTamTet1 chromosome 4, mTamTet1.pri, whole genome shotgun sequence genome encodes:
- the LOC143681246 gene encoding uncharacterized protein LOC143681246 produces the protein MQPWELMTFRDVAVDFTREEWALLDTSQKKLFREVMLENISHLVSVGCQVYKSDVLSQLAQGENMWREGMGFLQNQSPGKKIACEKQEMIFMQLTCRKDNSNIMSLISHTQKNSFQCNYFQEGSTLRSTVTQHKLSPMRKKPYLSKLLGKVISNKSSFRKHKEIDARSKSYECHRSAKVFIKSSDHRQYSGTQTRDKTFECLMCGKTFIRFLDLRRHERTHTGEKPYECNLCGKAFSQSSNLQKHERTHTGEKPYECNLCGKAFSQSSNLQQHERTHTGEKPYECHTCGKSFIHCSALRRHERTHTGVKPHDCHLCRKTFSQHSNLRQHDEIHTGENPYECHTYGKALIHCSTLRHERTHIEEKPHECHLCGKTFSQYSYLRKHERTHTGEKPHECHLCGKTFGQYSYLRKHERTHTGEKPHECHLCGKAFGQYSYLRKHERTHTGEKPHECHLCGKTFGQYSTLRQHERTHTGEKPYGCHTCGKAFSHCSTLRRHERTHTGEKPYECHLCGKAFAHSSVLRQHERMHSGQKP, from the exons ATGCAGCCATGG GAATTAATGACCTTCAGAGATGTAGCGGTAGACTTCACACGGGAAGAGTGGGCATTGCTAGACACATCCCAGAAGAAACTATTCAGAGAAGTGATGTtggagaatatcagtcatctgGTCTCAGTGG GATGTCAGGTCTACAAATCAGATGTGCTTTCCCAGTTGGCACAAGGAGAGAACATGTGGAGAGAAGGAATGGGATTTCTCCAAAACCAGAGTCCAGGCAA GAAAATTGCCTGTGAAAAGCAAGAAATGATATTTATGCAACTTACCTGTAGGAAAGACAATTCTAATATCATGTCATTG ATATCTCACACTCAGAAGAATTCCTTTCAGTGTAATTATTTCCAAGAAGGTTCCACTCTCAGATCCACAGTGACTCAACATAAATTAAGTCCCATGAGAAAGAAGCCATATTTGAGCAAACTGCTTGGAAAAGTCATCAGTAACAAGTCATCTTTTCGTAAGCATAAGGAGATTGACGCTAGAAGTAAATCATATGAATGCCATCGAAGTGCCAAAGTTTTTATTAAAAGCTCTGACCACAGACAATACAGTGGAACTCAAACAAGAGATAAAACATTTGAATGTCTTATGTGTGGGAAAACTTTCATTAGATTTTTGGACCTTAGgcgacatgagagaactcacactggtgAGAAGCCGTATGAATGTaatctatgtggaaaagccttcagtcaatCTTCTAATCTTCAAAAACATGAGAggactcacactggagagaaaccctatgaatgtaatctATGTGGTAAAGCCTTTAGTCAATCTTCTAATCTTCagcaacatgagagaactcacacaggagagaaaccctatgaatgccacaCATGTGGGAAATCCTTCATTCATTGTTCTGCCCTCAGacgacatgagagaactcacactggagtcAAACCCCATGATTGTCATCTCTGTAGGAAAACATTTAGTCAGCATTCTAATCTTAGACAACATGATGAAATACACACTGGAGAGAACCCCTATGAATGCCATACTTATGGGAAAGCCTTAATTCATTGTTCTACCCTcagacatgagagaactcacattgaagagaaaccccatgaatgccatctatgtgggaaaaccttcagtcaaTATTCTTATcttagaaaacatgagagaactcacactggagagaaaccccatgagtgtcatctatgtgggaaaacctttggTCAATATTCTTATcttagaaaacatgagagaactcacactggagagaagcctcatgaatgtcatctgtgtgggaaagcctttggGCAATATTCTTATcttagaaaacatgagagaacacatactggagagaaaccccatgagtgtcatctatgtgggaaaacctttggTCAGTATTCTActcttagacaacatgagagaactcacactggagagaaaccctatggatgccatacatgtgggaaagccttcagtcattGTTCTACACTCAGACGGCATgaaagaactcacactggagagaaaccctatgaatgtcatctatgtgggaaagcttttgcTCATAGTTCTGTCCTCAGACAACACGAGAGAATGCACAGTGGACAGAAACCATAA